The Citrifermentans bemidjiense Bem genome window below encodes:
- a CDS encoding CcdB family protein gives MAQFEVYRNGNPRTRDEIPYLLDVQAELLASLATRVVVPLFTVSAMGKPVRHLTPRFSIENRDVVMVTAQLAGIDQQVLGEKVGSLAERREEIIAALDFLFTGF, from the coding sequence ATGGCTCAATTCGAAGTTTACCGGAACGGGAATCCCAGGACCAGGGATGAGATCCCCTATCTGCTGGACGTGCAGGCGGAGCTCTTGGCTTCCCTCGCCACACGGGTCGTCGTTCCTCTATTCACCGTCTCGGCAATGGGGAAGCCGGTCAGGCACCTAACGCCGAGGTTCAGCATCGAGAACAGAGATGTGGTCATGGTCACAGCGCAATTAGCCGGCATCGACCAGCAGGTCCTGGGAGAAAAGGTGGGCTCCCTCGCGGAACGAAGAGAAGAAATAATCGCAGCACTCGATTTCCTTTTCACCGGATTCTAG
- a CDS encoding RrF2 family transcriptional regulator, with translation MISKKTKYGLKALIYLARRYDKGPILIADLARDENLPKKFLENILLSLKNNGILQSRKGKGGGYFLGRHPGKITFGQAIRVMEGPLAPVPCVSETAYAKCTECENELTCGIRLVMKDVRDAMAVILDGTTLADVLEKIDTAEQGQRGVLDFCI, from the coding sequence ATGATTTCAAAGAAGACCAAGTACGGGCTGAAGGCACTTATCTACCTGGCCCGCCGCTATGACAAAGGTCCCATCCTTATCGCAGACCTCGCGCGCGACGAAAACCTTCCCAAGAAGTTCCTCGAGAACATACTGTTGTCCCTGAAGAACAACGGCATCCTGCAAAGCCGGAAAGGTAAGGGGGGAGGCTACTTCTTAGGCAGGCATCCCGGCAAGATCACCTTCGGGCAGGCGATAAGGGTGATGGAAGGGCCGCTGGCGCCTGTCCCCTGCGTCAGCGAGACCGCCTACGCCAAGTGCACCGAGTGCGAGAACGAGCTTACCTGCGGCATCAGGCTGGTGATGAAAGACGTGCGGGATGCGATGGCGGTGATCTTGGACGGGACCACCCTTGCCGACGTTTTGGAGAAGATCGACACCGCCGAGCAGGGGCAGCGCGGCGTACTGGACTTCTGCATCTGA
- a CDS encoding YkgJ family cysteine cluster protein: MTMPAASPLAINEQVARELERLKKRLINADRAGADRSRRISFVYRAAESFSRRVFGSSLCRAESEGAGCKTGQCCKCSPDVFACEKEVLDLLPKRSDDSGFCPFFNLQKRNCGIYGVRPFACRIYYNFAPSSYYCQNPNDLTLLLFDGVRRHLEQILGPYCGGYRP, translated from the coding sequence ATGACAATGCCTGCAGCCTCCCCCCTCGCCATAAACGAGCAGGTCGCGCGTGAACTGGAGCGGCTGAAGAAGCGCCTTATCAACGCCGACCGCGCCGGTGCCGACCGCTCGCGCCGGATTTCCTTCGTCTACCGCGCCGCGGAGAGCTTCAGCCGCCGGGTCTTCGGCAGCTCCTTGTGCCGCGCCGAGAGCGAAGGCGCCGGCTGCAAGACCGGCCAGTGCTGCAAGTGCAGCCCCGACGTCTTCGCCTGCGAAAAGGAAGTCCTCGACCTCCTCCCCAAGCGCTCCGACGACAGCGGCTTTTGCCCCTTTTTCAATCTGCAAAAGCGCAACTGCGGCATCTACGGCGTCCGCCCCTTCGCCTGCCGGATCTATTACAACTTCGCCCCCTCAAGCTACTACTGCCAAAACCCCAACGACCTCACCCTGCTGCTCTTCGACGGCGTGAGGCGCCACCTGGAGCAGATCCTGGGGCCCTATTGCGGAGGGTACCGGCCATGA
- a CDS encoding DASS family sodium-coupled anion symporter, whose amino-acid sequence MNNDDFLQKPLKIDNRPMWLILLDRTARYQVMAAVVLVVGLLIRLSPPDGLSVEGYRSLVLFGGTIFFWVSGLLPIAVTALLSMVMLPLLGIMDAKKTYSMFGNEAVFFILGAFILAAAMTGTGISTRLARAMLAKFGRTPKSLALTVFLLSAFLSFVMSEHAVAAMLFPVITEITVALNLEKGKSRFGQLLFMSMAWGCIIGGIATFLGGARAPLAAGLLKESTGLHFTFIEWSSAACLIVFPLLFIGYFVLVKFFPPDILDVEVGRKFLNGKRLETGKMGYDEMLTALVMVVTVVCWMTLGEKTGLAAIAILGAAALFTFKVVTWQKIEEYVNWGIILMYGGTIALASALEKTGAAVWLVNKGLGNTEHSPLAIIAVVSLVAIILTECISHAAVVAILMPVGMGLCHSTGMDPKVMTLSIALPAGLAYCLPMGTPATAIAYASGYLKSRDIIVSGCVIMFISWLLFMASVLFVWPLIGLKI is encoded by the coding sequence ATGAACAACGACGATTTCCTCCAAAAACCGCTGAAGATCGACAACCGCCCCATGTGGCTGATCCTGCTGGACCGTACCGCCCGCTACCAGGTCATGGCGGCGGTGGTGCTGGTGGTAGGACTCCTGATCCGCCTTTCCCCGCCCGACGGCCTTTCGGTCGAGGGGTACCGCTCGCTGGTGCTCTTCGGCGGCACCATATTCTTCTGGGTTTCGGGGCTCCTCCCCATCGCGGTGACCGCGCTTCTCTCCATGGTGATGCTGCCGCTTTTGGGCATCATGGACGCCAAGAAGACCTACTCCATGTTCGGCAACGAGGCGGTGTTCTTCATCCTGGGCGCCTTCATCCTGGCGGCGGCGATGACCGGGACCGGGATTTCCACCCGCCTTGCCCGCGCCATGCTCGCCAAGTTCGGCAGGACCCCAAAAAGCCTCGCGCTCACCGTGTTCCTCCTCTCGGCCTTTCTCTCCTTCGTCATGAGCGAGCACGCGGTCGCCGCCATGCTGTTCCCGGTGATCACCGAGATAACGGTGGCTCTCAACCTGGAGAAGGGGAAAAGCAGGTTCGGGCAGCTCCTCTTCATGTCCATGGCCTGGGGCTGCATCATCGGCGGCATCGCCACCTTCCTTGGCGGTGCGCGCGCGCCCCTTGCTGCGGGGCTCTTGAAGGAGTCGACCGGTCTTCATTTCACCTTCATAGAGTGGAGCTCCGCCGCGTGCCTCATCGTTTTCCCGCTCTTGTTCATCGGCTACTTCGTGCTGGTGAAGTTCTTCCCCCCGGACATCCTGGACGTGGAAGTGGGCCGGAAGTTCCTGAACGGCAAGCGCCTGGAGACCGGGAAGATGGGGTACGACGAGATGCTTACCGCGCTGGTCATGGTCGTCACCGTCGTCTGCTGGATGACGCTGGGCGAGAAAACCGGCCTGGCCGCCATCGCCATACTGGGAGCCGCGGCGCTCTTCACCTTCAAGGTCGTCACTTGGCAGAAGATCGAGGAGTACGTCAACTGGGGGATCATCCTCATGTACGGCGGGACCATAGCGCTCGCCTCAGCCCTGGAGAAGACCGGCGCGGCGGTCTGGCTGGTGAATAAGGGGCTCGGAAACACGGAGCACTCGCCGCTGGCCATCATCGCCGTAGTTTCCCTGGTCGCCATCATCCTTACCGAGTGCATCAGCCACGCGGCCGTGGTGGCCATCCTGATGCCGGTCGGCATGGGGCTTTGCCACAGCACCGGGATGGACCCGAAGGTGATGACCCTTTCCATCGCGCTCCCGGCCGGTCTTGCCTACTGCCTGCCGATGGGAACGCCGGCAACTGCCATCGCCTATGCCTCGGGTTATCTCAAGAGCCGCGACATCATTGTCTCAGGCTGCGTGATCATGTTTATCTCGTGGTTGTTGTTCATGGCGTCTGTGCTCTTTGTCTGGCCCTTGATAGGTTTGAAAATTTAG
- a CDS encoding carbohydrate kinase family protein, with protein MRFDVVGLGVSTVDLIFTVDQLPGSEMVQRAGECVIAGGGPVATAMVTLARLGAATAMLDSIGSDFFGSFIRSEFAAEGVDTGGLVVAPGRTSSKASILVRKEDGARAITFSPGDAPELTPGGVRADIIRASKILHLNGRHWDACLHAARLAKEAGVLVSFDGGAHRYDPQHRSILPQVDICIAAHNYAAAFAGTEDVAQAAKALLEAGPRIVVVTQGAAGSRVFSHEGEAFHQQAYRVDRVVDTTGAGDAYHGAFLYGLARGFALEESARFASAVAALNTRALGGRAALPTLVEVETMLQQ; from the coding sequence ATGCGATTTGACGTCGTGGGGCTCGGAGTATCTACTGTCGATCTCATCTTCACCGTGGATCAACTCCCCGGCAGCGAGATGGTGCAAAGGGCGGGAGAGTGCGTGATAGCGGGAGGCGGACCGGTAGCGACCGCGATGGTGACACTGGCGAGGCTGGGCGCCGCCACTGCCATGCTGGACAGCATCGGGAGCGACTTCTTCGGGAGCTTCATACGGAGTGAATTCGCCGCCGAGGGGGTAGATACCGGCGGGCTGGTCGTAGCCCCGGGACGGACCAGTTCTAAGGCATCGATACTGGTGCGAAAGGAGGACGGCGCCCGCGCCATAACCTTCTCCCCCGGCGACGCACCCGAGCTTACCCCCGGCGGCGTCCGGGCCGACATCATCCGTGCCTCCAAAATACTGCACCTGAACGGCCGTCATTGGGACGCCTGCCTCCACGCCGCAAGGCTCGCCAAGGAAGCAGGCGTTTTGGTTTCCTTCGACGGCGGTGCCCACCGCTACGACCCTCAACACCGCAGCATCCTTCCACAAGTAGACATCTGCATCGCAGCCCACAACTACGCCGCTGCCTTTGCCGGCACCGAAGACGTTGCCCAGGCGGCTAAAGCCCTTCTCGAAGCAGGCCCGCGCATCGTCGTCGTCACGCAGGGGGCGGCGGGGAGCCGGGTATTCTCGCATGAGGGGGAAGCCTTTCACCAGCAGGCATACCGGGTGGACCGTGTGGTAGACACCACAGGAGCGGGTGACGCCTATCACGGCGCCTTTCTCTACGGCCTTGCCCGCGGGTTTGCGCTGGAAGAGTCGGCAAGGTTTGCCAGCGCCGTTGCCGCCCTCAACACGCGCGCGCTCGGCGGACGGGCCGCGCTTCCCACGCTTGTCGAAGTAGAGACGATGCTGCAGCAGTAA
- a CDS encoding YbfB/YjiJ family MFS transporter, giving the protein MTKTTSPLTAKVHYGWIIVATSALGLFSCFGLARYAYSMLIPGMQAGLNLSYDRMGFIGTANFVGYLASVLAAPKLLGRLAPRWMAASALLVIGLGMMGIGLCTSFLPIFALYALVGMGSGFTNIPLMALVTFWFRSEHRGKAAGLAIAGNGIGIILAGVLVPALNRSFGADGWRAGWMMLGAICLGIALVTAALLRNHPSDLGLEPVGRLVDASPEQFIHREHKGDGSVLFRLGILYLVFGATFMVYGTFIVTTMVREYGLSEARAGLYWSWVGFFSFFSGIGFGTLSDRIGRRRGLALVFTVQTVAYLLAGLKAGIPGLTMSLVLYGCAVFAIPAIMAAAVGDYLGLNRASAAFGTITIFFGLGQVIGPAGAGMIAKSTGAFTTPYLIAGTLTACATVLAFLLPEPAGKRDDGQH; this is encoded by the coding sequence ATGACTAAAACCACCTCACCTCTCACGGCCAAAGTCCACTACGGCTGGATCATCGTCGCCACCAGCGCCCTGGGCCTTTTTTCCTGCTTCGGCCTGGCCCGTTACGCCTACTCCATGCTCATCCCCGGCATGCAGGCGGGCCTTAACCTCAGCTACGACCGGATGGGGTTCATCGGCACGGCGAATTTCGTCGGCTACCTTGCCTCGGTCCTGGCGGCGCCAAAGTTGCTGGGGCGGCTGGCTCCCCGGTGGATGGCGGCTTCGGCCCTGCTCGTCATCGGCCTCGGCATGATGGGCATCGGCCTTTGCACCTCGTTTCTCCCCATCTTCGCCCTGTACGCGTTGGTGGGGATGGGAAGCGGATTCACCAACATCCCCCTCATGGCACTGGTCACCTTCTGGTTCCGCAGCGAGCACCGCGGCAAGGCAGCGGGCCTTGCCATCGCCGGGAACGGGATAGGGATCATCCTCGCCGGAGTTCTCGTCCCCGCACTCAATCGCAGCTTCGGTGCCGACGGCTGGCGCGCCGGCTGGATGATGCTGGGGGCGATATGCCTCGGCATCGCCCTCGTCACCGCGGCTTTGCTGCGAAACCACCCTTCCGACCTGGGACTTGAGCCGGTGGGAAGGCTCGTGGACGCGTCCCCGGAGCAGTTTATCCACCGCGAGCACAAGGGTGACGGCTCCGTCCTGTTCCGGCTGGGAATTCTCTACCTCGTCTTCGGCGCCACCTTCATGGTGTACGGCACCTTCATCGTCACCACTATGGTGCGGGAGTACGGGCTAAGCGAGGCGCGCGCAGGGCTTTACTGGTCCTGGGTCGGCTTCTTCAGCTTTTTCTCCGGCATCGGCTTCGGCACCCTGTCCGACCGCATCGGCAGGCGCCGGGGCCTTGCCCTCGTCTTCACCGTTCAGACCGTCGCCTACCTGTTGGCGGGCCTCAAGGCCGGGATCCCGGGCCTCACCATGTCGCTCGTGCTGTACGGCTGCGCGGTGTTTGCCATCCCCGCCATCATGGCCGCCGCGGTCGGCGACTATCTTGGGCTGAACCGGGCTTCCGCAGCCTTCGGCACCATCACCATATTCTTCGGATTGGGGCAGGTGATCGGCCCGGCCGGAGCCGGGATGATCGCCAAGTCCACCGGCGCCTTCACCACCCCCTACCTCATAGCCGGGACGCTCACCGCCTGCGCCACGGTGCTGGCTTTCCTGCTCCCCGAACCAGCCGGAAAAAGAGATGATGGGCAGCACTAG
- a CDS encoding mucoidy inhibitor MuiA family protein: MKTRTICSCLILVLCSPLAVSAQTTSLEARSAIQSVTVFSDRAQVTRKATLSLKAGTNLVSFDNLPQVLDEESLRAVGKGTAPARIAGITVKRVFLDRARDQRVRELEDEIAALTRQVESIEAKRKALASQRAFIDSIRVGWSERISKELSAGKPTAAELGEAVRFVGDNVGKVEQQLYDAEAAKKPLNEKIAALRKELEQNLANRHREVKSAQVAIEAQQDLKFDLDLSYLVSQATWEPLYDVRLGADGKEAELVYRAQVAQKTGENWPGVKLSLSTAAPEVGGGAPELSPWHISFYEPPRPMAYAGRAMKEMAAPAPAPMAAGAYPLEAREDRGEEAQPLTSDVAQGQTSVLFQVLQPVDVPSDGTRAGSVIASEKVPVSAEYLTVPKLSPRVYLKSKVRNNTPYPLLAGEVNIFNDATFVGKSRIKTVSSGEEFDLYFGSDDQVKVKREAARVAKKAGLISGNNVTYHVVIELVNFKKRGVALTLLDQQPLPSNAEIKVKLEEADPRPSGTKEDGTLEWKLNLAPGEKKKVSYDIVIEYPKGRELAGME; encoded by the coding sequence ATGAAAACTCGAACAATCTGCTCCTGCCTCATCCTCGTACTTTGCTCGCCTTTGGCCGTCTCTGCCCAGACCACCAGCCTGGAAGCCAGATCCGCGATTCAGTCCGTCACCGTCTTCTCGGACCGGGCCCAGGTGACCCGAAAGGCGACGCTGTCGCTGAAAGCTGGGACCAACCTGGTCAGCTTCGACAACCTCCCCCAGGTGCTGGACGAGGAGTCACTTCGTGCCGTGGGGAAAGGGACGGCGCCTGCCCGCATCGCCGGTATTACGGTGAAAAGGGTTTTCCTGGACCGGGCGCGGGACCAGCGGGTGCGCGAGCTGGAGGATGAGATCGCCGCCCTCACCCGCCAGGTGGAAAGCATCGAAGCCAAGCGCAAGGCGCTCGCCTCCCAGAGGGCCTTCATCGATTCCATCCGCGTCGGCTGGTCCGAACGGATCTCCAAGGAGCTTTCCGCCGGCAAGCCCACCGCTGCCGAGCTGGGAGAGGCGGTGCGCTTCGTGGGTGACAACGTGGGCAAAGTGGAGCAGCAGCTCTACGATGCGGAAGCGGCCAAGAAGCCCCTCAACGAGAAGATAGCTGCGCTCAGGAAAGAGCTGGAGCAAAACCTCGCCAACCGGCACAGGGAAGTGAAGTCGGCGCAGGTGGCCATAGAGGCGCAGCAGGACCTCAAGTTCGACCTAGACCTCTCCTACCTGGTGAGCCAGGCCACCTGGGAGCCCCTCTACGACGTGCGTCTCGGCGCCGACGGCAAGGAGGCGGAACTCGTCTACCGTGCCCAGGTGGCGCAGAAAACCGGGGAGAACTGGCCCGGCGTGAAGCTTTCCCTTTCCACGGCTGCCCCCGAGGTCGGCGGAGGCGCGCCGGAGCTCTCCCCTTGGCATATCTCCTTCTACGAGCCCCCTCGGCCCATGGCCTACGCCGGCCGGGCCATGAAGGAGATGGCAGCCCCCGCTCCCGCGCCGATGGCTGCCGGCGCCTATCCGCTGGAAGCGCGGGAAGACCGGGGCGAGGAAGCGCAGCCTCTGACCTCGGACGTGGCGCAGGGGCAGACCTCGGTGCTCTTCCAGGTGCTGCAACCGGTGGATGTACCGTCCGACGGCACCCGCGCAGGGAGCGTCATTGCCAGCGAAAAGGTGCCGGTCAGCGCCGAGTACCTGACCGTCCCGAAACTTTCCCCGCGCGTCTATCTCAAGTCGAAGGTCCGGAACAACACCCCCTACCCGCTTCTGGCCGGGGAGGTGAACATCTTCAACGACGCCACCTTCGTCGGCAAAAGCCGAATAAAAACCGTAAGCTCCGGCGAAGAATTCGACCTTTACTTCGGATCCGACGACCAGGTGAAGGTGAAGCGGGAAGCGGCCAGGGTGGCGAAAAAGGCGGGGCTCATCAGCGGCAACAACGTGACCTACCATGTAGTGATCGAACTGGTGAACTTCAAGAAGAGGGGGGTGGCGCTGACCCTTCTCGACCAGCAGCCGCTTCCCTCCAATGCGGAAATCAAGGTAAAGCTCGAAGAGGCAGATCCGCGTCCCTCCGGCACCAAGGAAGACGGGACGCTGGAATGGAAGCTGAACCTAGCCCCGGGGGAGAAAAAGAAGGTCTCCTACGACATCGTCATCGAATACCCCAAGGGGCGCGAACTGGCGGGAATGGAATAG
- a CDS encoding putative sensor domain DACNV-containing protein, producing the protein MSGTNKTPRHLAETVCSELRKRRTAVPDEKIIVDLMETMYYSSLRTEESEPVIFHMVYLDPGQPDPKPPRNPVRDRWSYIPFAEPIPFSVSNVVKIAKSTDLRTSSFVIWPDKEDHLFIWGLVDQQNPFHKFLNRSAEIEPERPGIFQASVEGIGNIVVYMRYEKVAELRVNELIRFSLDIFREGPIRDLLAPGIKRYLQEVRSHLPDDIYMTDAGMDEFHTQQWISALCRILLRIQKIKNGGALLITPAIDPADLNVKYGINYDRLPTSLQSNAVTKIKSDYLEEHLLGLTESKPKEILSSQYFQLRRMEKDLRANKNEIDGVIWFIALLTRVDGLVAMDPDLVVKGYGVEIKNWQEPDNLFIATDRLATPAKLRPAAYNHFGTRHRSMMRYCSQNPGSVGFVVSQDGEVRVMTMMEERLVMWENIRLKYYSYAAKKKPA; encoded by the coding sequence ATGAGCGGCACGAACAAGACCCCGCGCCACCTGGCGGAAACCGTCTGCTCCGAACTGAGGAAACGCCGGACCGCGGTCCCGGACGAGAAGATCATCGTCGACCTGATGGAGACGATGTACTACTCAAGCCTTCGGACCGAGGAATCGGAGCCGGTGATCTTCCACATGGTCTACCTGGACCCTGGGCAGCCCGACCCCAAGCCGCCGCGCAACCCGGTCCGGGACCGCTGGAGCTACATCCCTTTCGCCGAGCCTATCCCTTTTTCGGTTTCCAACGTGGTGAAGATCGCCAAGTCCACCGACCTGCGCACCTCTTCCTTCGTGATCTGGCCAGACAAGGAGGACCATCTTTTCATCTGGGGACTGGTGGACCAGCAAAACCCCTTCCACAAGTTCCTCAACCGCAGCGCCGAGATAGAACCGGAGCGCCCCGGGATCTTCCAGGCCAGCGTAGAGGGGATCGGCAACATCGTGGTCTACATGCGTTACGAGAAGGTGGCCGAGCTCAGGGTAAACGAGCTGATCCGCTTCTCGCTCGACATCTTCCGCGAAGGCCCCATCCGCGACCTTCTGGCGCCTGGGATCAAACGCTACTTGCAAGAAGTGCGCAGCCACCTCCCCGACGACATCTACATGACCGATGCCGGTATGGACGAATTCCACACCCAGCAGTGGATCTCTGCGCTTTGCCGCATTCTGCTTCGGATCCAGAAGATAAAAAACGGCGGCGCCCTCCTCATCACGCCCGCGATCGACCCAGCAGATCTCAACGTCAAATACGGCATCAACTACGACCGGCTCCCTACCTCGCTGCAATCCAATGCCGTCACCAAGATAAAGTCGGACTACCTGGAGGAGCATCTGCTAGGGCTCACCGAATCGAAACCCAAGGAGATCCTTTCCAGCCAGTATTTCCAGTTAAGGCGCATGGAGAAGGACCTGAGGGCGAACAAGAACGAGATCGACGGCGTGATCTGGTTCATCGCCCTTCTGACCCGGGTGGACGGCCTGGTGGCGATGGACCCGGACCTGGTGGTCAAGGGATACGGCGTGGAGATCAAGAACTGGCAGGAGCCGGACAACCTCTTCATAGCGACCGACCGTCTGGCGACCCCGGCGAAGCTGCGCCCGGCAGCCTACAACCACTTTGGCACCAGGCACCGCTCCATGATGAGGTACTGCTCCCAGAACCCGGGGAGCGTGGGCTTCGTCGTTTCCCAGGACGGGGAAGTGCGGGTGATGACCATGATGGAAGAGCGGCTGGTTATGTGGGAGAACATCCGGCTCAAGTACTACAGCTACGCGGCGAAGAAAAAGCCGGCATAG
- a CDS encoding type II toxin-antitoxin system CcdA family antitoxin: protein MQNAFFDATAPKKSTNLSINSDLLRLAKERHINLSQALESRLAEMLRKETSRSWQEENREAIEEYNSRVQSDGTFSDDLRHF, encoded by the coding sequence ATGCAGAATGCTTTCTTCGACGCGACAGCCCCCAAGAAGTCGACAAATCTGAGTATAAACAGCGATCTGCTGCGCCTTGCGAAAGAGCGGCACATAAACCTCTCCCAGGCGTTGGAATCGCGGCTTGCGGAAATGCTGCGGAAGGAGACCAGCCGCAGCTGGCAGGAAGAAAACCGTGAAGCTATCGAAGAGTACAACAGCCGCGTGCAAAGCGATGGGACCTTCAGTGACGATTTGAGGCATTTCTGA